From Candidatus Binatus sp., one genomic window encodes:
- a CDS encoding pyridoxamine 5'-phosphate oxidase family protein yields MDAAQKERVAALLAEEQVAIIVTQGEQWPTATMQAFAETPELDLIFIMNDTADKFQNALGNPHVTVYFDAREKGKVETFEISRLMIQGVAAEVPRDSAEWQRLKQVFLKKSPFEAPFFKYPTLRMLTIKPKRLSYAGADRQTFKAEL; encoded by the coding sequence GTGGATGCCGCACAGAAAGAAAGAGTTGCCGCGTTGCTCGCCGAAGAGCAAGTAGCAATTATCGTAACGCAGGGAGAGCAGTGGCCGACGGCCACGATGCAGGCGTTCGCGGAAACGCCCGAACTCGACCTGATTTTCATCATGAATGACACCGCCGACAAATTTCAGAACGCGCTCGGAAATCCGCACGTTACGGTGTATTTCGACGCGCGCGAAAAAGGCAAGGTCGAGACGTTCGAGATTTCGCGGCTGATGATCCAGGGCGTCGCGGCCGAGGTCCCGCGCGATAGCGCCGAATGGCAGCGCTTGAAGCAGGTGTTCCTGAAGAAGAGTCCCTTCGAGGCGCCATTCTTCAAGTATCCGACGCTCCGGATGCTGACGATCAAGCCGAAGCGCCTGTCCTATGCGGGCGCAGATCGGCAGACGTTCAAGGCGGAACTATAA
- a CDS encoding alpha/beta hydrolase has protein sequence MAHALDPQMKQFLDFANAAGPLFLRAETPEQARAKMQALLAASPTPPAPIYRVEDRHIPGPAGQIPVRIYTPEGQPPMGVLVYYHGGGWVLGDLESHDNVCRSLANGAGCLVVSIDYRLAPEHPFPAAPEDCYAATKWVAENAESFGGDPSRIAVGGDSAGGNLAAAVSIMARDRSGPAIRFQLLFYPVTDCALDTPSQKEFAGDGFVLSRADMEWFWNHYLEPRTDRQNPYACPFRAKDLSKLPPALILTASHDPLRDEGERFAERLMTAGCKVTCTRYDGVVHGFVSFADALDQGKKGLQQAADALRQAFAQ, from the coding sequence ATGGCTCACGCACTCGATCCCCAGATGAAACAGTTCCTCGACTTCGCCAATGCGGCAGGCCCCTTGTTTCTGCGCGCCGAAACTCCCGAGCAGGCGCGCGCCAAGATGCAGGCGTTGCTCGCGGCGAGTCCCACGCCGCCCGCGCCGATCTATCGCGTCGAGGATCGGCATATCCCCGGACCCGCGGGCCAAATCCCGGTGCGCATCTACACCCCCGAAGGACAACCGCCGATGGGCGTGCTGGTGTACTATCACGGCGGCGGATGGGTGCTCGGCGATCTCGAGAGTCACGACAATGTTTGCCGCTCGCTCGCCAACGGCGCGGGATGCCTGGTCGTATCGATCGACTACCGGCTCGCGCCTGAGCATCCCTTTCCGGCCGCGCCCGAGGATTGCTACGCCGCCACCAAGTGGGTCGCCGAGAATGCAGAGTCGTTCGGTGGCGATCCGTCGCGGATCGCGGTCGGCGGCGACAGCGCCGGCGGCAATCTCGCGGCTGCGGTATCGATCATGGCGCGCGATCGTTCCGGTCCGGCGATTCGTTTCCAGTTGCTCTTCTATCCCGTCACCGATTGCGCGCTCGATACGCCCTCGCAGAAGGAGTTCGCCGGCGACGGTTTCGTACTCTCGCGCGCCGACATGGAATGGTTCTGGAATCACTACCTGGAGCCCCGCACCGATCGCCAGAATCCGTACGCCTGCCCGTTTCGCGCAAAAGATTTATCCAAACTGCCACCCGCTTTGATTTTGACCGCCAGCCACGATCCGCTCCGCGATGAAGGCGAGCGATTTGCCGAGCGCCTGATGACCGCCGGCTGCAAGGTCACCTGCACGCGCTACGACGGCGTCGTGCACGGCTTCGTCAGCTTCGCCGACGCGCTCGACCAGGGCAAAAAGGGCCTCCAGCAAGCGGCGGACGCATTGCGCCAGGCGTTCGCGCAATGA
- a CDS encoding ion channel, whose translation MAHRVPRPESDNGPFVRARPGPLDDLYHYLLTAPWPELIAFVALFFVAANLVFATGYYLDGGIENTHSGSFLDMFFFSIQTMATIGYGKMAPISLFCNVLVSIEALFGLLGLAMVTGLVFSKFSRPTARVRFSSCAIVAPREGVPSLMFRMANLRNNRIVEGEIHVVVARQENTLEGESVRRFHDLAMSRSRSALFQLTWTAIHPIVENSPLHGHTRESLARCEGEILVSLIGFDETFSQTVHARHSYRFDQIEWGVRFLDVLKRQPDGRLKVDYAHFDEVEPLQSGKP comes from the coding sequence ATGGCGCATCGCGTTCCGCGACCGGAGAGTGACAATGGTCCGTTCGTCCGCGCTCGTCCGGGCCCGCTCGACGATCTCTATCACTACCTGCTGACTGCGCCGTGGCCCGAACTGATCGCGTTCGTCGCGCTCTTTTTCGTCGCCGCGAATCTTGTGTTCGCGACCGGCTACTACCTCGACGGCGGCATCGAGAACACCCACTCGGGATCGTTTCTCGACATGTTCTTTTTCAGCATCCAGACCATGGCGACGATCGGTTACGGCAAGATGGCGCCGATATCGCTCTTTTGCAACGTCCTGGTTTCGATCGAGGCGCTGTTCGGACTGCTCGGGCTCGCGATGGTCACCGGGCTGGTGTTCTCGAAGTTTTCGCGGCCTACTGCGCGCGTCAGATTCAGCAGTTGCGCGATCGTCGCGCCGCGCGAGGGCGTCCCGAGCCTGATGTTCCGCATGGCGAATCTCCGCAACAACCGGATCGTCGAGGGCGAGATTCACGTCGTAGTCGCGCGCCAGGAAAACACGCTCGAGGGCGAATCGGTGCGCCGCTTCCATGATCTCGCGATGTCGCGCTCGCGCAGTGCGCTGTTCCAACTGACCTGGACCGCGATTCATCCGATCGTCGAGAACAGCCCCCTGCATGGGCATACGCGCGAATCGCTGGCGCGCTGCGAAGGCGAAATACTGGTCTCGCTGATCGGCTTCGACGAGACCTTCTCGCAGACGGTTCACGCGCGTCATTCGTATCGTTTCGATCAGATCGAATGGGGCGTGCGGTTCCTCGACGTACTGAAACGGCAACCCGACGGCCGCCTGAAGGTGGACTACGCGCACTTCGACGAGGTCGAGCCGCTGCAATCCGGGAAACCATAA
- a CDS encoding acyl-CoA desaturase: MNSKVRRFLIAFARWFDTSAGGMPEADGPQETDWLRCIPFALVHLMCFGVIWVGWSPIAVAVAVAMYFARMFAITGFYHRYFSHRTFKTSRVAQLLFGVAAMTSAQRGPLWWASHHRLHHQRSDEPADVHSPRQHGFIWSHIGWITSESNFRSELRVVRDLSKYPELMFLDRFDVLVPTALGFSMFGLGALLAHYAPSLHTSGAQMLIWGFFISTAVLAHGTFTINSLAHVIGRQRYKTGDDSRNSFALALITLGEGWHNNHHHFPAAARNGFFWWEIDITYYLLKMLAAMGIIWDLRPVPEQLLYEDRVDMHPRAIATDRAPTAGHVTAPAYREEAERRSPAATMLQDAAAKVVPRARLGATAESEAAG, translated from the coding sequence ATGAACTCAAAGGTGCGCAGATTTTTGATCGCGTTCGCGCGATGGTTCGATACTTCGGCCGGCGGTATGCCGGAGGCCGACGGTCCCCAGGAAACGGATTGGCTGCGATGCATCCCGTTCGCGCTCGTTCACCTGATGTGCTTCGGCGTCATCTGGGTGGGATGGAGCCCGATTGCCGTCGCGGTCGCGGTCGCGATGTATTTCGCGCGGATGTTCGCGATTACCGGCTTCTACCATCGCTATTTTTCGCATCGCACGTTCAAGACTTCGCGCGTCGCGCAGCTTCTGTTCGGCGTCGCGGCTATGACTTCGGCGCAGCGCGGGCCGCTCTGGTGGGCGTCGCATCATCGATTGCATCATCAACGCTCCGACGAGCCGGCCGACGTCCATTCGCCGCGCCAGCACGGCTTCATCTGGAGCCACATCGGATGGATCACGTCGGAGTCGAATTTCCGCTCCGAGCTTCGCGTCGTGCGCGATCTATCGAAATATCCCGAACTGATGTTCCTCGATCGCTTCGACGTTCTGGTTCCCACCGCGCTTGGCTTCTCGATGTTCGGGCTGGGCGCGCTACTCGCGCATTACGCGCCGAGCCTCCACACCAGCGGCGCGCAGATGCTGATCTGGGGATTTTTTATTTCGACTGCGGTGCTCGCACACGGCACGTTTACGATCAACTCGCTCGCACACGTTATCGGCCGCCAGCGCTACAAGACCGGCGACGACAGCCGTAACAGCTTCGCACTCGCGCTGATCACGCTCGGCGAGGGCTGGCACAACAATCACCATCATTTTCCCGCGGCGGCGCGCAACGGATTTTTCTGGTGGGAGATCGACATCACCTACTACCTCCTGAAGATGCTGGCTGCGATGGGAATTATCTGGGATTTGCGTCCGGTGCCGGAGCAATTGCTGTACGAAGATCGCGTCGATATGCACCCGCGCGCGATCGCCACCGATCGGGCGCCGACGGCGGGCCACGTCACTGCGCCGGCGTATCGCGAGGAAGCCGAACGACGCAGCCCGGCGGCCACGATGCTCCAGGATGCCGCGGCGAAAGTCGTGCCGCGCGCGCGCCTCGGTGCGACGGCCGAGTCCGAAGCGGCGGGCTGA
- a CDS encoding cyclopropane-fatty-acyl-phospholipid synthase family protein, protein MPKSGSIVASGVDAARRRRPAIIDRFARGAVLARLQGLKRGRLVIEDSELPATRAFGQNADQVGSSAELCATIRVRDPRFYSDLALAGSIGAGEAYMAGSWTTDDLTALVQIMIRNRDVMDAMDSGLARLANPVRKLLHYLNRNTKDGSARNIAAHYDLGNDFFELVLDRSLMYSCAIFERPDATLEEAALAKIDRICRKLDLRPTDHLVEIGTGWGAFAIHAAKNYGCRVTTTTISREQHDYAVKRIADESLQDRITVLLKDYRDLQGQFDKAVSIEMIEAVGHHFVDSYFKKCSELLKPDGTMLLQAITIADQYYASALRNVDFIKKYIFPGSFIPSVTALCDSITRASDMRLFHLEDLTPNYAETLKHWRLNMFRHIDRVRALGYPEEFIRMWEFYLCYCEGGFRERYIGDVQMLLTKPASRRPPILPSL, encoded by the coding sequence ATGCCCAAGTCCGGTTCAATCGTCGCGTCGGGCGTCGATGCGGCGCGGCGCCGCCGCCCCGCCATCATCGATCGCTTTGCGCGCGGCGCCGTGCTGGCGCGGTTGCAGGGCCTGAAGCGCGGCCGCCTCGTAATCGAGGATAGCGAACTCCCCGCCACTCGCGCGTTCGGCCAAAACGCCGATCAAGTCGGGTCCTCGGCCGAACTCTGCGCCACGATTCGCGTTCGCGACCCACGCTTCTACTCCGACCTCGCACTCGCCGGCAGTATCGGCGCCGGCGAAGCCTACATGGCGGGCTCGTGGACTACCGACGATCTCACCGCGCTCGTGCAAATCATGATTCGCAATCGCGACGTGATGGACGCGATGGATTCCGGCCTTGCGCGCCTAGCCAACCCGGTGCGGAAACTGCTCCACTACCTGAATCGCAACACCAAAGACGGCAGCGCGCGCAATATCGCGGCACACTACGATCTCGGCAATGACTTCTTCGAACTGGTGCTCGATCGCTCGCTGATGTACTCGTGCGCGATTTTCGAGCGGCCCGACGCGACGCTGGAAGAGGCGGCGCTCGCCAAGATCGATCGCATCTGCCGCAAGCTGGACCTTCGCCCGACTGATCATCTCGTTGAGATTGGCACCGGGTGGGGCGCGTTCGCGATTCACGCCGCGAAGAACTACGGATGCCGTGTTACGACCACCACTATCTCGCGCGAACAGCATGATTACGCCGTCAAGCGCATCGCGGATGAGAGCTTGCAGGATCGAATCACCGTACTGCTCAAGGACTATCGCGACTTGCAAGGTCAGTTCGACAAGGCCGTATCGATCGAGATGATCGAAGCGGTGGGGCATCACTTCGTCGATTCATATTTCAAGAAATGCAGTGAGCTGCTGAAGCCCGACGGCACGATGCTGCTGCAGGCGATCACGATCGCCGACCAGTACTACGCGAGCGCGCTGCGTAACGTCGATTTCATCAAGAAGTACATTTTCCCCGGCAGCTTCATCCCGTCGGTCACGGCGCTTTGCGATTCAATCACGCGCGCCAGCGACATGCGCCTCTTCCATCTCGAGGATCTCACGCCGAACTACGCCGAAACCCTCAAGCACTGGCGGCTCAATATGTTCCGCCATATCGATCGCGTGCGCGCGCTCGGCTATCCGGAGGAATTTATCCGGATGTGGGAATTTTATCTTTGCTACTGCGAAGGCGGCTTCCGTGAGCGCTATATCGGCGACGTCCAGATGCTACTGACCAAGCCCGCCTCCCGCCGCCCCCCGATCCTGCCTAGCTTGTAG
- a CDS encoding D-alanyl-D-alanine carboxypeptidase family protein: protein MEGCAGWRWITRRFLLAVAIFSLASIADSATANATKQAPRRHKVSHAKKAAAAAPARTYTDGRLYKGALIEDADTGRVLLAYNADMEWPPASMAKMMLLLVAQEQISQGRFSPNDMVRISERSAHTGGSRVGLKEGDIYPLRELIKAALVKSANDAAVAVAEKIGGSVEAMVRMMNQRARELGMTHTEYQTVDGLPPRPTHDADRTTAYDLATVGRAIIRETNLLEWSSQESVDFDGGVCMLHNTNHLVGHFDGCDGLKTGFTYQAGFNVTTTAKRGNMRIIAVVLGAPSNAQRFAQAAKLMEWAFDHYTAVSLLKSGEALPVQVQIRSGPAIRPVAASDLNVVMRKTDVSSVKLVYDIPPMVEGPLRPGDPLGRVTVHSQGEVLTEASAICPIAFTTPSDQVVTEGYNAVAAPAP from the coding sequence GTGGAGGGATGCGCAGGGTGGCGGTGGATTACCAGGAGATTCCTGCTGGCGGTTGCGATCTTCAGTCTCGCGAGTATCGCCGATTCGGCAACCGCGAACGCGACCAAGCAAGCGCCGCGACGTCATAAAGTATCGCACGCGAAAAAAGCAGCCGCGGCGGCCCCCGCTCGCACCTATACGGATGGGCGTCTCTATAAGGGCGCGCTGATCGAGGATGCTGACACCGGGCGCGTGTTGCTCGCATACAACGCCGACATGGAATGGCCGCCGGCTTCGATGGCCAAGATGATGCTCCTGCTCGTCGCGCAGGAGCAGATCTCGCAGGGACGCTTCAGTCCGAACGACATGGTGCGCATCTCGGAGCGCTCGGCCCATACCGGCGGCTCGCGGGTCGGGCTCAAAGAGGGCGACATTTATCCGCTGCGCGAGTTGATCAAGGCGGCGCTGGTCAAATCTGCGAATGACGCCGCAGTGGCGGTCGCGGAAAAGATCGGCGGCTCGGTCGAGGCGATGGTTCGCATGATGAATCAACGCGCGCGCGAACTCGGCATGACGCACACCGAGTATCAGACCGTCGATGGACTCCCGCCGCGTCCGACGCACGACGCCGATCGCACCACCGCATACGATCTGGCGACGGTGGGCCGCGCGATCATCCGCGAGACGAACCTGCTCGAATGGTCCAGTCAGGAGAGCGTGGATTTCGACGGCGGCGTCTGCATGCTGCACAACACCAATCATCTGGTCGGACATTTCGACGGATGCGACGGGCTTAAGACCGGCTTCACCTACCAGGCCGGATTCAACGTCACGACTACCGCGAAGCGCGGCAATATGCGGATTATCGCGGTCGTGCTCGGCGCGCCCTCCAATGCGCAGCGTTTCGCGCAGGCGGCCAAGTTGATGGAATGGGCGTTTGATCACTACACCGCAGTGTCGCTGCTCAAATCGGGCGAGGCCCTGCCGGTGCAAGTGCAGATCCGAAGCGGGCCGGCAATCCGGCCGGTGGCGGCCAGCGATCTGAACGTGGTGATGCGCAAGACCGATGTCTCGTCGGTCAAGCTCGTGTACGATATACCGCCGATGGTCGAGGGGCCGTTGCGTCCGGGAGATCCGCTCGGCCGGGTGACAGTGCATAGCCAGGGCGAAGTGCTGACCGAAGCCTCGGCAATCTGCCCGATCGCGTTCACGACCCCGAGCGACCAGGTCGTAACCGAAGGATACAACGCGGTCGCGGCGCCGGCGCCCTAG
- a CDS encoding lipopolysaccharide assembly protein LapB, whose translation MALISLVFQVPISAWALATNDNNAVDEQVCNPLADYFLGMEDYNEAIQRHRGVLVDDPSNALAHYHLGFAYGVTGQHRKELSEYQRAVNLGLEDWQLFLNLGLAYLENGQVADATAVLRLATLLGPARPETHFNLALAYERRGALAQAEQEALLSLQIDPNQPDARNTLGAIYAEEGKFLRAGEEWRDLVSANPDYTPARTNLAILQNVESSTPKGTVGVSIFTHTP comes from the coding sequence GTGGCTCTGATAAGCCTGGTTTTCCAGGTGCCAATCAGCGCGTGGGCCCTCGCCACCAACGACAATAACGCGGTTGACGAGCAGGTTTGCAATCCGCTCGCCGATTATTTCCTCGGGATGGAAGACTACAACGAAGCAATCCAGCGTCATCGCGGAGTCCTCGTCGATGATCCGAGCAATGCGCTCGCACACTATCACTTAGGCTTTGCGTATGGCGTCACGGGGCAGCATCGGAAGGAACTCTCCGAGTACCAGCGCGCGGTGAACCTCGGTCTCGAGGACTGGCAGTTGTTCCTGAATTTGGGCCTCGCTTATCTTGAAAATGGCCAGGTCGCCGACGCGACCGCAGTCCTGCGCCTCGCGACCCTGCTCGGACCGGCGCGGCCGGAGACGCACTTCAACCTGGCGTTGGCATACGAGCGGCGCGGCGCGCTAGCACAGGCCGAGCAGGAGGCGCTGCTATCCTTGCAAATCGATCCGAATCAGCCGGATGCGCGCAATACGCTTGGCGCGATCTACGCCGAGGAAGGCAAATTCTTGCGCGCCGGAGAGGAATGGCGCGACCTGGTGTCGGCCAATCCGGATTACACGCCGGCGCGGACCAATCTTGCAATCTTGCAGAACGTGGAGAGCAGCACGCCGAAGGGTACCGTCGGCGTCAGCATCTTCACGCACACGCCGTAG
- a CDS encoding glycosyltransferase family 2 protein, translating to MSQAKGISPVRVPGLSVFLPSHNEEGNVERIVSAFLAELPRVADNYEVIVVDDGSRDRTGEIADRLAAENPRVKVVHHPVNRGYGGAVTSGIRASTQPYVLLSDGDGQFDPADIERMLPFVPDYDVVAGHRARRADPLMRRINGKAWTMLVRALLGITIRDIDCGFKLFKRELLDGLELRAHGAMISTELMARLAGRGAKVKEVEVQHLPRLAGEQSGANLKVVTLAFKELFALYRELKDQRRSVS from the coding sequence ATGAGCCAGGCAAAGGGGATATCACCCGTGCGCGTGCCCGGGCTGAGCGTCTTCCTGCCCTCGCATAACGAGGAAGGCAACGTCGAGCGGATCGTGAGCGCGTTTCTCGCCGAATTGCCGCGCGTCGCCGACAATTACGAGGTGATCGTCGTCGATGACGGCAGTCGCGATCGCACCGGCGAGATCGCCGATCGGCTGGCCGCAGAGAATCCCCGCGTCAAAGTGGTCCATCATCCGGTAAATCGCGGCTACGGCGGCGCGGTGACGTCCGGAATCAGGGCGAGCACGCAACCGTACGTGCTGCTCTCCGACGGCGACGGGCAGTTTGACCCGGCTGATATCGAGCGCATGCTCCCGTTCGTGCCCGATTACGATGTCGTCGCCGGCCATCGGGCGCGCCGCGCGGACCCCCTGATGCGCCGAATCAATGGCAAGGCGTGGACGATGCTGGTCCGCGCGCTGCTCGGAATCACAATCAGGGATATCGATTGCGGCTTCAAGCTGTTCAAGCGCGAACTGCTCGACGGTCTCGAACTGCGCGCGCACGGCGCGATGATCTCGACCGAATTGATGGCGCGACTGGCCGGCCGCGGCGCAAAAGTGAAGGAAGTCGAGGTGCAGCATCTGCCACGGCTGGCGGGAGAGCAATCGGGCGCGAATCTAAAGGTAGTTACGCTCGCTTTCAAGGAATTGTTCGCGCTTTACCGTGAATTAAAGGATCAGCGAAGGTCGGTCAGCTAG
- a CDS encoding flavin reductase family protein yields MPIEKNELRRIMGHFATGVTIITSVRSSGELHGLTANAFTSVSLVPPLLLICVDKKAESYPCFSETRVFTVNILSSDQEALSRKFSVSGGNKFEGVSYRIGANGAPILDGTLAYIECAVSQEVDAGDHTLYLGDIQQAETPHEGKPLLFFRGGYREMGD; encoded by the coding sequence ATGCCAATTGAGAAGAATGAACTGCGGCGCATCATGGGCCATTTCGCCACCGGCGTCACGATTATCACGTCGGTGCGAAGCTCGGGCGAACTGCACGGCCTTACCGCCAATGCCTTTACCTCGGTCTCCCTGGTGCCGCCGCTCCTGCTGATTTGCGTGGACAAGAAGGCCGAGAGCTACCCATGCTTCTCGGAAACCAGGGTCTTCACCGTGAACATCCTCTCGTCCGATCAGGAAGCGCTGTCGCGCAAGTTCTCCGTCAGTGGCGGCAACAAGTTCGAAGGCGTCAGCTACCGGATCGGGGCCAACGGCGCGCCCATTCTCGACGGCACGCTCGCATATATCGAGTGCGCGGTCTCGCAGGAAGTCGATGCAGGCGATCACACCCTCTATCTCGGCGACATTCAGCAGGCCGAGACTCCGCACGAAGGCAAGCCATTGCTGTTTTTCCGCGGCGGCTATCGCGAGATGGGTGACTAG